From a single Miscanthus floridulus cultivar M001 chromosome 8, ASM1932011v1, whole genome shotgun sequence genomic region:
- the LOC136475032 gene encoding uncharacterized protein isoform X1 has product MPCDSGPGAADLWAMAAELERQFAGYKQRLAERTTTTGTTTTARDHDVDDYAVGDGAEEEDDDEAGGDGRGGSGDVRGRMYEPYVRRRDERLRDGWRARMERKEAEVKALWAQLELAAGRAGGGGCAERAAPADGDPTTTTTATATDGDDERKTERNDDDRRRSSSDVALAPRRITGKKHARTRSFSSSMTTSRNRTDVGWRRALSQERPPSELDASSGEVKKESPGGAAATTTATTRPRTSLRRRNSSVKGHGSAKQAAAGSKLPRSLPQRDSPGGPEELGRGEAPAAVQANAVAGAPPVPSRSTECAAPSGTPGASPPRMSSFSGRDEDDNSGVIGTGAANARATSPEPDRGAVDEAVPHGEPEAKNAGVEEHGEEKVDADGEVTSDSEPEPSYVYINKDAAEEQQAMALSEPSKLPGPDAALDTDVKASEETPAAPAPAEATAAAAEIATTNAEEAPARESSDESSLSVRSSGPSARPSCSSRDQSIERLLEADAALVRKKREERAEKSAAPAPRTPPGSSRFSGTARSPRETTVRGFKRFLSFGKKHRGREATVIDCTSPSVPSPADDDSGRWQSTGGSIKPRMGSSDAASDDTDHGYPVSPQAACSLQSLVAASPAKSELAEIVPQQKSPKVHRSFFSFRSLNCGRG; this is encoded by the exons ATGCCGTGCGATTCGGGCCCGGGCGCGGCGGACCTCTGGGCGATGGCCGCCGAGCTGGAGCGCCAGTTCGCGGGGTACAAGCAGCGCCTGGCCGAGCGGACGACGACGACCGGGACCACCACCACCGCGCGCGACCACGACGTCGACGATTATGCCGTTGGCGACGgcgcggaggaggaggacgatgatgaGGCGGGAGGTGATggccgcggcggcagcggcgacgtGAGGGGCAGGATGTACGAGCCGTACGTGCGGCGGAGGGACGAGCGGCTGCGCGACGGGTGGCGCGCGCGCATGGAGCGCAAGGAGGCCGAGGTCAAGGCGCTCTGGGCGCAGCTCGAGCTCGCCGCCGGCCGCGCCGGAGGCGGAGGCTGTGCGGAGAGGGCGGCGCCCGCCGACGGTGACCCGACGACGACGACCACGGCGACCGCGACGGACGGAGATGATGAG AGGAAAACTGAGCGGAACGACGACGACAGGAGGAGAAGCTCGTCGGACGTGGCTCTTGCTCCGAGGAGGATCACCGGCAAGAAGCACGCGCGGACCAGGAGCTTCTCGTCGTCCATGACCACGAGCAGGAACCGCACCGACGTCGGGTGGCGGCGGGCGCTGTCGCAGGAACGGCCGCCGTCAGAGCTGGACGCCTCCAGCGGGGAAGTGAAGAAGGAAAGCCCCGGCGGCGCGGCGGCAACGACCACAGCCACGACAAGACCCAGGACGTCTTTGCGGCGCAGGAACTCATCCGTGAAAGGGCACGGGTCCGCGAAGCAGGCGGCGGCGGGCTCGAAGCTCCCGCGGTCTCTGCCCCAACGGGATAGCCCCGGCGGACCCGAGGAGCTCGGCAGGGGTGAGGCGCCGGCGGCGGTTCAGGCGAACGCCGTTGCCGGTGCACCGCCCGTTCCGAGCCGTTCGACCGAGTGTGCTGCCCCTAGCGGAACCCCCGGGGCTTCTCCGCCGAGGATGTCGTCGTTTTCCGGCAGGGACGAGGACGACAATAGCGGCGTCATCGGCACCGGTGCAGCGAATGCGCGAGCCACCTCGCCGGAGCCAGATCGCGGAGCGGTGGACGAAGCCGTGCCACACGGCGAACCTGAGGCGAAGAACGCTGGTGTCGAGGAACACGGCGAAGAGAAGGTCGACGCCGACGGGGAGGTCACTAGTGACTCGGAACCCGAACCGAGCTACGTCTACATCAACAAGGACGCCGCCGAGGAGCAGCAAGCCATGGCGCTCTCTGAACCTTCGAAATTGCCCGGTCCGGATGCCGCGCTAGATACCGACGTGAAGGCAAGCGAGGAGACGCCGGCGGCACCAGCACCAGCCGAAGCCACCGCGGCTGCAGCAGAGATCGCGACGACGAACGCCGAAGAAGCGCCGGCAAGGGAGAGCTCCGACGAGTCCTCTCTGTCCGTCAGGTCATCAGGGCCGAGCGCGCGGCCGTCGTGCAGCTCGCGGGACCAGTCCATCGAGAGGCTGCTAGAGGCGGACGCCGCCCTCGTGCGGAAGAAGCGCGAGGAGCGCGCCGAGAAGAGCGCAGCACCGGCACCGAGGACGCCGCCGGGCAGCAGCAGGTTCTCCGGCACGGCGCGGTCCCCGAGAGAGACGACGGTGAGGGGGTTCAAGAGGTTCCTGAGCTTCGGGAAGAAGCACAGAGGGAGGGAGGCCACTGTCATCGACTGCACGTCGCCATCCGTGCCCTCGCCGGCCGACGACGACAGCGGCAGGTGGCAGTCCACTGGTGGGTCCATCAAGCCCAGGATGGGCTCCTCAGATGCTGCCTCTGATGATACGGACCATGGCTATCCGGTATCTCCACAAG CAGCTTGCTCTCTGCAAAGCCTTGTAGCTGCCTCTCCTGCAAAGTCTGAGCTAGCTGAGATAGTTCCACAGCAGAAATCACCAAAAG TACATCGATCATTCTTCTCATTCCGATCACTCAACTGCGGTAGGGGCTGA
- the LOC136475032 gene encoding uncharacterized protein isoform X2 translates to MPCDSGPGAADLWAMAAELERQFAGYKQRLAERTTTTGTTTTARDHDVDDYAVGDGAEEEDDDEAGGDGRGGSGDVRGRMYEPYVRRRDERLRDGWRARMERKEAEVKALWAQLELAAGRAGGGGCAERAAPADGDPTTTTTATATDGDDERKTERNDDDRRRSSSDVALAPRRITGKKHARTRSFSSSMTTSRNRTDVGWRRALSQERPPSELDASSGEVKKESPGGAAATTTATTRPRTSLRRRNSSVKGHGSAKQAAAGSKLPRSLPQRDSPGGPEELGRGEAPAAVQANAVAGAPPVPSRSTECAAPSGTPGASPPRMSSFSGRDEDDNSGVIGTGAANARATSPEPDRGAVDEAVPHGEPEAKNAGVEEHGEEKVDADGEVTSDSEPEPSYVYINKDAAEEQQAMALSEPSKLPGPDAALDTDVKASEETPAAPAPAEATAAAAEIATTNAEEAPARESSDESSLSVRSSGPSARPSCSSRDQSIERLLEADAALVRKKREERAEKSAAPAPRTPPGSSRFSGTARSPRETTVRGFKRFLSFGKKHRGREATVIDCTSPSVPSPADDDSGRWQSTGGSIKPRMGSSDAASDDTDHGYPVSPQACSLQSLVAASPAKSELAEIVPQQKSPKVHRSFFSFRSLNCGRG, encoded by the exons ATGCCGTGCGATTCGGGCCCGGGCGCGGCGGACCTCTGGGCGATGGCCGCCGAGCTGGAGCGCCAGTTCGCGGGGTACAAGCAGCGCCTGGCCGAGCGGACGACGACGACCGGGACCACCACCACCGCGCGCGACCACGACGTCGACGATTATGCCGTTGGCGACGgcgcggaggaggaggacgatgatgaGGCGGGAGGTGATggccgcggcggcagcggcgacgtGAGGGGCAGGATGTACGAGCCGTACGTGCGGCGGAGGGACGAGCGGCTGCGCGACGGGTGGCGCGCGCGCATGGAGCGCAAGGAGGCCGAGGTCAAGGCGCTCTGGGCGCAGCTCGAGCTCGCCGCCGGCCGCGCCGGAGGCGGAGGCTGTGCGGAGAGGGCGGCGCCCGCCGACGGTGACCCGACGACGACGACCACGGCGACCGCGACGGACGGAGATGATGAG AGGAAAACTGAGCGGAACGACGACGACAGGAGGAGAAGCTCGTCGGACGTGGCTCTTGCTCCGAGGAGGATCACCGGCAAGAAGCACGCGCGGACCAGGAGCTTCTCGTCGTCCATGACCACGAGCAGGAACCGCACCGACGTCGGGTGGCGGCGGGCGCTGTCGCAGGAACGGCCGCCGTCAGAGCTGGACGCCTCCAGCGGGGAAGTGAAGAAGGAAAGCCCCGGCGGCGCGGCGGCAACGACCACAGCCACGACAAGACCCAGGACGTCTTTGCGGCGCAGGAACTCATCCGTGAAAGGGCACGGGTCCGCGAAGCAGGCGGCGGCGGGCTCGAAGCTCCCGCGGTCTCTGCCCCAACGGGATAGCCCCGGCGGACCCGAGGAGCTCGGCAGGGGTGAGGCGCCGGCGGCGGTTCAGGCGAACGCCGTTGCCGGTGCACCGCCCGTTCCGAGCCGTTCGACCGAGTGTGCTGCCCCTAGCGGAACCCCCGGGGCTTCTCCGCCGAGGATGTCGTCGTTTTCCGGCAGGGACGAGGACGACAATAGCGGCGTCATCGGCACCGGTGCAGCGAATGCGCGAGCCACCTCGCCGGAGCCAGATCGCGGAGCGGTGGACGAAGCCGTGCCACACGGCGAACCTGAGGCGAAGAACGCTGGTGTCGAGGAACACGGCGAAGAGAAGGTCGACGCCGACGGGGAGGTCACTAGTGACTCGGAACCCGAACCGAGCTACGTCTACATCAACAAGGACGCCGCCGAGGAGCAGCAAGCCATGGCGCTCTCTGAACCTTCGAAATTGCCCGGTCCGGATGCCGCGCTAGATACCGACGTGAAGGCAAGCGAGGAGACGCCGGCGGCACCAGCACCAGCCGAAGCCACCGCGGCTGCAGCAGAGATCGCGACGACGAACGCCGAAGAAGCGCCGGCAAGGGAGAGCTCCGACGAGTCCTCTCTGTCCGTCAGGTCATCAGGGCCGAGCGCGCGGCCGTCGTGCAGCTCGCGGGACCAGTCCATCGAGAGGCTGCTAGAGGCGGACGCCGCCCTCGTGCGGAAGAAGCGCGAGGAGCGCGCCGAGAAGAGCGCAGCACCGGCACCGAGGACGCCGCCGGGCAGCAGCAGGTTCTCCGGCACGGCGCGGTCCCCGAGAGAGACGACGGTGAGGGGGTTCAAGAGGTTCCTGAGCTTCGGGAAGAAGCACAGAGGGAGGGAGGCCACTGTCATCGACTGCACGTCGCCATCCGTGCCCTCGCCGGCCGACGACGACAGCGGCAGGTGGCAGTCCACTGGTGGGTCCATCAAGCCCAGGATGGGCTCCTCAGATGCTGCCTCTGATGATACGGACCATGGCTATCCGGTATCTCCACAAG CTTGCTCTCTGCAAAGCCTTGTAGCTGCCTCTCCTGCAAAGTCTGAGCTAGCTGAGATAGTTCCACAGCAGAAATCACCAAAAG TACATCGATCATTCTTCTCATTCCGATCACTCAACTGCGGTAGGGGCTGA